One window of Herpetosiphon gulosus genomic DNA carries:
- a CDS encoding ComEA family DNA-binding protein, whose product MLQQIRWQWLVGLAVAAILGWNLWQSTASAGSESEQALSLWPTTSPTAEPTLESITPTLALTPTLAVAEATPTLAMLAAYISGAVAKPGVYDLPLGARIDDLVQAAGGLHSEADPQALNLAAYLQDAQHVHVPVVGETPAPTIQLTAEPQAVAVAVPTAIASQPTLININTASAAELESLPKIGQAIAQRIVAYRDENGPFASIEAIQEVKGIGASTFAEIEALITIE is encoded by the coding sequence CTGGTGGGTTTGGCAGTTGCTGCCATATTGGGCTGGAATCTTTGGCAATCGACGGCCAGTGCTGGTTCGGAAAGCGAGCAGGCCTTGAGCTTGTGGCCAACGACTAGCCCAACCGCTGAGCCAACACTTGAATCGATAACCCCAACTTTGGCGTTGACCCCAACCCTCGCTGTGGCTGAAGCGACCCCAACCTTGGCAATGCTGGCGGCTTATATCAGTGGGGCAGTTGCCAAGCCTGGGGTGTATGATTTGCCGCTTGGCGCACGAATTGATGATTTGGTGCAGGCGGCTGGGGGCTTGCATTCCGAGGCTGATCCGCAGGCCTTGAATTTGGCGGCCTATTTGCAAGATGCTCAGCATGTGCATGTGCCAGTGGTTGGCGAAACTCCCGCACCAACAATTCAGCTAACTGCTGAACCACAGGCGGTTGCGGTTGCTGTGCCAACTGCCATCGCCAGCCAACCTACGTTGATCAACATTAATACTGCGAGTGCTGCCGAACTGGAAAGCCTGCCCAAAATTGGCCAAGCGATCGCCCAGCGAATTGTGGCCTATCGCGATGAGAATGGCCCGTTTGCCAGCATTGAGGCGATTCAAGAGGTAAAAGGGATTGGAGCAAGCACCTTTGCTGAAATTGAGGCATTAATTACGATTGAATAA